A window of bacterium contains these coding sequences:
- a CDS encoding AarF/ABC1/UbiB kinase family protein, translated as MFLPRPLRRLRNLGRIAKIGEIAVRHGFGYLAERIGGRRFRRGSLEERARFASEGARLRMFLEELGSTFVKLGQLASTRVDIFPPAIIRELKKLQDSVPPAPFSQIKAVIESELGKPLNKIFKEFAEEPIASASIAQVHLARTFQDEEVVVKVQRPGVEKRVLEDLELLLDITELAEKRLPQARLYGVHEIAQELANSMRDELNFLVEAEHADRLRQALSNEPNVYIPKIYWELSTPYVLTMERIKGTKITDYIQTLEGNSARKKLAHELAELFFRQIVIHGVFHADPHPGNIFILEDGKIALMDFGLVGFLNRSLKNNLLRLSQALIDQDVETIVELLYIIGIVPEDVETPMLSADIENLFSRYSYIPPSKMKLSDLYYSVSDITRKYRIRMPRSFALLGRCVAELEGLCLEIDPDFDPRKVLEPLAKKFLAQQFAPQNLLRETIRSVRENTNVLLELPKQLAQVLAKADKGALKVRFEYDRIDRPLLRLNIIANRLSFSIIVAAILVASSLVMQTNIGPFLWGYPIFGIVGYILAGIMGFWLLISIIRSGRL; from the coding sequence TTGTTCCTTCCTCGCCCACTTCGTAGGCTCAGGAATCTGGGAAGAATCGCCAAAATCGGCGAGATAGCGGTAAGACATGGTTTCGGCTATCTCGCGGAAAGGATAGGTGGGAGGCGATTTCGTAGGGGGAGTTTGGAGGAAAGGGCGAGGTTTGCGAGCGAAGGGGCGCGGCTCAGGATGTTTTTGGAGGAGCTGGGCTCCACCTTTGTTAAGCTCGGACAATTGGCTTCTACAAGGGTTGATATTTTTCCACCCGCAATAATAAGAGAGCTAAAGAAGCTTCAGGATTCCGTTCCTCCCGCTCCCTTTTCCCAAATCAAAGCAGTTATTGAAAGCGAGCTCGGCAAGCCACTAAACAAAATATTCAAGGAATTCGCTGAGGAACCCATTGCTTCAGCTTCCATTGCTCAAGTGCATTTAGCGAGGACTTTCCAAGACGAAGAGGTGGTGGTGAAGGTTCAGCGTCCCGGTGTGGAGAAGAGGGTTTTGGAGGACTTGGAGCTTCTTTTGGATATCACTGAATTGGCGGAGAAGCGACTTCCCCAAGCAAGGCTTTATGGAGTCCACGAGATAGCGCAGGAATTGGCTAACTCTATGCGGGACGAGTTGAATTTCCTCGTTGAGGCTGAGCACGCCGATAGATTGCGTCAGGCTTTATCAAATGAGCCCAATGTCTACATCCCGAAGATATACTGGGAGCTATCCACTCCCTATGTCCTCACTATGGAAAGGATAAAGGGAACGAAAATAACGGATTATATACAAACTCTTGAGGGAAATTCCGCTCGGAAGAAGCTCGCTCATGAGCTCGCCGAGCTATTCTTCAGACAAATAGTCATCCACGGCGTCTTCCATGCCGACCCTCATCCGGGAAACATATTCATTCTTGAAGATGGGAAAATCGCCCTTATGGATTTTGGTTTGGTTGGCTTTCTCAATAGAAGTCTGAAGAACAATCTCCTTCGCCTCTCTCAAGCCCTCATTGACCAAGATGTTGAGACTATAGTGGAGCTTCTTTACATTATCGGGATAGTTCCCGAGGATGTGGAGACCCCTATGCTTTCAGCTGATATTGAAAATCTCTTCTCTCGCTATTCCTATATTCCTCCGAGCAAGATGAAATTGAGCGACCTATATTATTCCGTTAGCGATATAACGAGGAAATACAGGATACGAATGCCGAGAAGCTTTGCCCTTTTGGGAAGATGTGTGGCGGAGCTTGAGGGTTTGTGCTTGGAGATTGACCCTGATTTCGACCCGAGAAAGGTGCTGGAACCACTTGCTAAGAAATTTTTAGCTCAACAATTCGCTCCCCAAAATCTATTGAGAGAGACTATCCGCAGTGTGAGGGAGAACACGAATGTTTTGCTGGAGCTTCCGAAGCAGTTAGCCCAGGTTTTGGCGAAGGCGGATAAGGGGGCTTTAAAGGTGAGGTTTGAATATGACCGCATAGACCGCCCTCTTTTGAGGTTGAACATAATAGCGAATAGGCTTTCATTCTCAATAATCGTAGCCGCTATTCTCGTTGCTTCTTCTTTGGTTATGCAGACGAATATTGGACCATTTCTCTGGGGATATCCCATCTTCGGGATAGTTGGCTACATATTGGCGGGGATAATGGGTTTTTGGCTCCTTATATCAATAATCCGTTCGGGGAGATTATAA
- a CDS encoding TIM barrel protein, translated as MELKLGAGLWVFGNTMDRFCTKGYKEPISVLEMLDLAGKVKGLKGVEVHQTDFEEVSVDEFKKKLQDLGLVVSVVNVNVWGSGKWKYGAFTHRDPKIRRAAIDEAKKAVDYARQLGAPSAGLWLGSDGFDYPFQVDYITHWNLLIDGIREVAEYAAPDIKVGIEYKLKEPRTHMSISDAGKALAIVLALEMDNVGVVIDFGHALMSGENPADSVAFLARYGKLFNVHFNDAYGLWDDDMIVGSLRVWETIEFLLYCKLTNYQGWFSLDMFPYREDAVAAADMALRNIEAMWELANKIDLEELKKAQETMDAVETQKVIRKLIFK; from the coding sequence ATGGAACTGAAGCTTGGCGCAGGTCTATGGGTTTTCGGCAACACTATGGATAGGTTCTGCACCAAAGGTTACAAAGAACCTATCAGCGTCCTTGAGATGTTAGACCTCGCGGGTAAGGTCAAGGGCTTGAAGGGAGTTGAGGTTCATCAGACGGATTTTGAAGAGGTCTCGGTGGATGAGTTCAAGAAGAAGCTACAGGATTTGGGGCTCGTCGTTTCCGTTGTCAATGTAAATGTGTGGGGAAGCGGGAAATGGAAATACGGTGCCTTCACCCACAGAGACCCCAAGATAAGGAGAGCGGCGATAGATGAAGCCAAGAAAGCCGTGGATTACGCCCGCCAGCTTGGCGCTCCATCCGCTGGGCTCTGGCTTGGTTCGGATGGCTTTGACTATCCCTTCCAAGTTGACTACATCACCCACTGGAACCTCCTCATAGATGGAATAAGGGAGGTAGCAGAATATGCCGCTCCCGACATAAAAGTGGGAATTGAATACAAGTTGAAGGAACCCCGCACCCATATGAGCATTTCCGATGCGGGAAAGGCTTTGGCTATCGTCCTCGCTTTAGAGATGGATAATGTCGGTGTTGTTATTGATTTCGGACACGCTTTAATGAGCGGTGAGAATCCCGCGGATTCCGTCGCCTTCCTCGCCCGCTATGGAAAGCTCTTCAATGTCCATTTCAACGATGCCTACGGTCTCTGGGATGACGATATGATTGTCGGCTCTTTGAGGGTTTGGGAAACGATAGAGTTCCTCCTCTACTGCAAGCTCACCAACTATCAGGGTTGGTTCTCCCTTGATATGTTCCCTTATAGGGAAGACGCTGTGGCTGCCGCGGATATGGCGCTCCGCAACATTGAGGCGATGTGGGAGTTGGCTAACAAGATTGACCTTGAAGAGCTGAAGAAAGCTCAGGAGACCATGGACGCGGTTGAGACGCAGAAGGTCATTAGAAAGCTCATCTTCAAATAA
- a CDS encoding FAD-dependent oxidoreductase, which translates to MERDIVIVGGCAAGMSAAAQARRIDPSARITVFEKGGYISYAPCGIPYFISGEVKRFEDLLVYTPEKFAQQRNVDVLVHHEVRRIIVGERTVEVLDLREGREFKKPFTALLIATGALPIVPPIPGTDLKGVFKVRDMDDALQLKKFIEEEKPRKAVVVGGGYIGLEMATALRQIGIDVSLVEMKEHVLPNLDEEITSIIERECRDNGVELLLGESLLGLEGDGRVRQVLTSARRLDCELVILALGVRPNVQLAKQAGIPLGITGAIRVKGNQETDIPGIYSAGDCCETKHIVSGKPYWFPLATVANKQGRIAGENMAGGRLLFPGTVGTQAIKVFGLEVAVAGFSEKEAIALDYETASVTVRSSSNASYYPDSQAITTKMVMDVKTRRVLGVQMVGRKGVAKRIDSAAVALHAQMTVDEIAWLDLSYAPPFAPVWDALIHAGQSLRAKTI; encoded by the coding sequence ATGGAAAGAGATATCGTAATAGTGGGCGGCTGCGCGGCTGGGATGAGCGCAGCCGCCCAAGCCCGCAGAATTGACCCTTCAGCGAGGATAACCGTTTTTGAAAAGGGAGGTTATATATCCTACGCGCCCTGCGGAATTCCATATTTCATAAGCGGTGAAGTCAAGAGATTTGAGGACCTTCTCGTTTATACTCCCGAGAAATTCGCACAGCAGAGGAATGTAGATGTGCTCGTCCATCACGAAGTGAGGAGGATAATTGTGGGCGAGCGAACGGTTGAAGTCCTTGATTTGCGGGAGGGAAGGGAGTTCAAGAAGCCTTTCACCGCTTTGCTGATTGCAACAGGAGCTCTCCCCATTGTCCCTCCTATCCCGGGGACGGATTTGAAAGGGGTTTTCAAGGTTCGGGATATGGACGATGCTTTACAATTGAAGAAATTCATAGAGGAGGAAAAGCCTAGGAAAGCCGTAGTTGTAGGTGGTGGCTATATAGGCTTGGAGATGGCTACCGCCCTTCGCCAGATTGGTATTGATGTCTCCCTTGTGGAGATGAAGGAGCATGTCCTTCCAAATCTGGACGAAGAAATAACTTCAATCATAGAGAGGGAATGTAGGGATAACGGGGTGGAACTTCTCTTGGGAGAGAGCCTTTTGGGGTTGGAAGGGGATGGGAGAGTGAGGCAGGTTCTAACCTCCGCAAGGAGGTTGGATTGCGAGCTCGTGATACTTGCTCTCGGGGTTAGACCGAATGTGCAATTGGCTAAGCAGGCGGGCATCCCATTAGGGATAACGGGAGCGATTAGGGTGAAGGGGAATCAGGAAACTGATATCCCTGGGATTTACTCAGCGGGAGATTGCTGTGAGACGAAGCATATCGTAAGCGGAAAGCCCTATTGGTTTCCCCTTGCTACAGTCGCGAATAAGCAGGGACGGATAGCGGGAGAGAATATGGCAGGCGGAAGGCTACTTTTCCCCGGAACTGTGGGAACGCAGGCAATTAAGGTTTTTGGTTTAGAGGTTGCAGTTGCGGGATTCTCCGAGAAGGAGGCTATTGCTCTGGACTATGAGACAGCGAGCGTAACCGTTCGCTCCTCATCCAACGCTTCTTATTATCCCGATTCACAGGCAATAACGACTAAGATGGTGATGGATGTGAAAACGAGGAGGGTTTTGGGGGTTCAGATGGTGGGAAGAAAGGGGGTTGCGAAGAGGATAGATTCAGCGGCTGTTGCCCTTCACGCTCAGATGACGGTTGATGAAATTGCCTGGCTTGACCTTTCCTACGCTCCGCCTTTCGCTCCCGTTTGGGATGCCCTGATTCACGCGGGACAAAGCCTTAGAGCGAAGACAATTTAA
- the rbsK gene encoding ribokinase: MKKILVVGPSNTDMIIKLERLPTPGETIIGGDFATAGGGKGANQAVQCARLGADVILLARIGKDPFGDRSVEQFQKEGIDTSFIIRDEEHHSGIALIFVDKKGENMIAVAPGSNSYLSGEDVRRAREAFKLSSTLLLQLEIPLEPVETAVHLAKEEGLTVILNPAPAQPLPQSVLQNIDILVPNETEAKILCGFPPDGEVSPKELGEMLLEKGVKKVIVTLGSKGAMYIDGEEMFEVPAFKVQSVDTTAAGDSFCGSLAVAIAEGKEMREAIRFASACAAISTTRLGAQPSLPRREEVEEFLSRYKEG, translated from the coding sequence ATGAAGAAGATTCTCGTAGTAGGACCATCAAATACTGATATGATAATTAAGCTGGAGCGTCTACCAACTCCGGGTGAGACAATAATCGGTGGGGATTTCGCCACTGCTGGAGGAGGGAAGGGGGCAAATCAAGCGGTTCAATGCGCCCGCTTGGGCGCGGATGTAATCCTCCTTGCGAGAATCGGCAAGGACCCATTTGGTGATAGGTCGGTTGAGCAGTTCCAGAAAGAGGGAATAGATACCTCTTTCATAATAAGAGATGAGGAACATCACTCAGGCATAGCCTTGATATTCGTTGATAAAAAGGGAGAGAATATGATAGCGGTTGCTCCCGGCTCAAATAGCTATTTAAGCGGGGAGGATGTAAGAAGGGCAAGGGAGGCTTTCAAGCTCTCATCCACCCTCCTTCTCCAATTGGAGATTCCCCTTGAGCCAGTAGAGACAGCCGTTCACCTTGCTAAGGAGGAAGGGTTGACGGTTATACTCAATCCCGCGCCTGCCCAGCCGCTTCCCCAATCGGTTCTCCAAAATATTGACATCCTCGTTCCCAATGAGACGGAGGCGAAAATCCTCTGTGGTTTCCCTCCCGATGGAGAAGTTTCGCCTAAGGAATTGGGGGAGATGCTTTTGGAGAAGGGAGTCAAGAAAGTGATAGTGACTTTGGGCTCAAAGGGAGCGATGTATATTGATGGAGAAGAGATGTTTGAGGTTCCCGCCTTCAAGGTTCAATCGGTTGATACAACCGCTGCGGGAGATTCGTTTTGCGGTTCATTGGCGGTGGCGATTGCTGAGGGGAAAGAGATGAGAGAAGCGATAAGATTTGCCAGCGCCTGCGCCGCAATATCCACCACGCGCTTGGGCGCACAACCCTCCCTTCCCAGAAGGGAAGAGGTGGAGGAGTTTCTCTCAAGATATAAGGAAGGATAG
- a CDS encoding tetratricopeptide repeat protein, whose product MRKFALLFLLTIFALAQDKALQEGEAYFQAKSYQKAINSFLQVISKGGWNEDIAKATLRIAQCYLALDDIKNARKYFETAAKDTGEIGLQAKLGLALCDIQDEKYDSAIDSLTELIDRKPPDKILPYAYYNRGIAYERKGWMVQAIEDFSETVKKGKGDDALISSAQAHLATCQARYAQFQEEENNYLQRINQSRRADEIRDLYHELARKCANIGEIDKGIEYEMKSLDYSYNDETYNAGAWMNIAWRYVMKRDYAKAAEAFTKVANDYPYSEYAPEALLRAGDMFSRVGKQEEALAVYQEFLQRYPNDPRASSVPQNIMFIAWAYADKREYEKAGVIFLSIANAFPGSEVGMEALLRVGDMFFKAGKTDDAINIYNKFIKQYPNDEGTISAMMNLAWCYAQKEDYERAAQTFKMIADNFPRSEQAPEALLRAGDMFSKAGKMDEAIKAYQDFVDKYPNDPQVPSALMNVAWRYSDKKDYAKSAEIFRKVADKYPNSEVAKEALLRAGDMFSKAGKHEDAIKAYQKFAQKYPDDEQVSKALLDIAWRYRAIYLETGDENAKKQKEAILQEIAKRFPDTEMAYFALGLYYEDNGQYNLAIEQYKKCAEKNGTQKDVALFGVATCYYDITMIKEAHEYYAKLVEECPDSPLIPNATFFRGQTSAELGDYKSAIKDYQEVKEKYPESYYAPIACAFIATAHEHLYDFRSAIKEYQEFTDVFKKAEKLPAHLRHLSSMRGVVFLRIGSCYLNLGEYEKALEVWRNIKNECPELKWVGIVADRVADSLERIKKAYGGNLPKIALKNYTPPEHTRTPVAGIITPRNVGLTRGLEGRHIIVYGTQGTEEERQSALFVAQTLQRMEIKSSRMKVDIKADVEVTEKDIKNRPLILIGTPGSNKLIEQLKEKLPVKVDKGEVIVGNRKFRGNDVGVFFVAPNPLNLESYVVVIEGLTADALRNAVNIHHDSDPNPLLIQTDYLVYDSQSGGPEKPVLEEGFFIKETIENWHPL is encoded by the coding sequence ATGAGGAAATTCGCCCTTCTTTTCCTCCTCACCATCTTCGCTTTAGCTCAGGACAAAGCCCTCCAGGAAGGAGAAGCTTATTTTCAAGCCAAAAGTTATCAGAAAGCGATAAATTCCTTCCTCCAAGTGATAAGCAAGGGAGGCTGGAATGAGGACATCGCCAAAGCAACCCTCCGCATCGCCCAATGCTATCTCGCCCTTGATGATATCAAGAACGCGAGGAAATACTTTGAAACCGCCGCTAAAGACACTGGAGAGATAGGTCTTCAAGCCAAGCTCGGGCTCGCCCTCTGCGATATCCAGGATGAGAAATACGATTCCGCAATAGATTCCCTCACGGAGCTCATAGATAGGAAACCTCCCGATAAAATCCTCCCCTATGCTTACTATAATCGTGGAATAGCCTACGAGAGAAAGGGTTGGATGGTTCAGGCAATTGAGGATTTCAGTGAGACCGTGAAGAAGGGAAAGGGAGATGACGCCCTTATTTCCTCAGCGCAAGCCCATTTAGCAACCTGTCAGGCTCGTTATGCGCAATTTCAAGAGGAGGAGAACAACTATCTTCAGAGGATAAATCAATCACGAAGAGCGGACGAGATTAGGGATTTGTATCACGAATTGGCGAGGAAATGCGCCAATATAGGTGAAATTGATAAGGGGATTGAATATGAGATGAAGAGCTTGGATTACTCATATAATGACGAAACATATAACGCTGGGGCTTGGATGAACATAGCTTGGCGCTATGTTATGAAGAGGGATTACGCGAAAGCTGCTGAGGCGTTCACGAAGGTCGCCAATGATTATCCCTATAGCGAATACGCTCCAGAGGCTTTGTTGAGGGCGGGGGATATGTTCTCAAGAGTGGGGAAGCAAGAGGAGGCATTAGCTGTTTATCAAGAATTCCTTCAGAGATATCCCAATGACCCAAGAGCTTCCTCCGTTCCTCAAAACATTATGTTCATAGCCTGGGCATATGCGGATAAGCGAGAATACGAAAAGGCGGGAGTGATATTCCTTTCAATAGCTAACGCTTTTCCCGGTAGTGAAGTGGGAATGGAGGCTTTGTTGAGGGTAGGGGATATGTTTTTCAAGGCAGGCAAAACAGATGATGCGATAAATATTTACAATAAATTCATAAAGCAATATCCAAATGACGAAGGAACTATTTCCGCAATGATGAACCTCGCTTGGTGCTATGCACAGAAAGAGGATTACGAGAGGGCAGCCCAGACCTTCAAGATGATAGCGGATAACTTTCCCAGGAGCGAGCAAGCTCCGGAGGCACTTTTAAGAGCAGGGGATATGTTCTCAAAGGCGGGGAAGATGGATGAGGCTATAAAAGCCTACCAGGATTTCGTTGATAAATATCCAAACGACCCCCAAGTTCCTTCCGCCTTAATGAATGTAGCTTGGCGTTACTCGGATAAAAAGGATTACGCTAAATCGGCGGAAATTTTCCGTAAAGTAGCCGATAAATATCCGAATAGTGAGGTAGCAAAAGAGGCGCTTCTCAGGGCGGGGGATATGTTTTCTAAGGCGGGAAAGCATGAGGATGCTATCAAGGCTTATCAGAAATTCGCTCAGAAATATCCCGATGACGAGCAGGTATCAAAAGCCCTCCTTGATATCGCTTGGCGCTATAGGGCTATCTATCTTGAAACTGGAGATGAGAACGCAAAGAAGCAGAAGGAAGCTATCCTTCAGGAAATCGCTAAACGCTTCCCCGATACGGAGATGGCTTATTTCGCCCTTGGTCTCTATTATGAGGATAACGGTCAATACAATCTCGCAATTGAGCAATACAAGAAATGTGCTGAGAAGAACGGAACGCAGAAGGATGTAGCCCTCTTCGGCGTTGCCACCTGCTACTACGATATAACCATGATTAAAGAAGCCCATGAATATTATGCGAAGTTAGTTGAGGAATGTCCCGATTCTCCCCTCATCCCCAACGCGACATTCTTCCGCGGGCAAACGAGCGCCGAGCTCGGTGATTATAAGAGCGCTATAAAGGATTATCAGGAAGTGAAGGAGAAGTATCCAGAGAGCTATTACGCTCCCATCGCCTGTGCCTTCATCGCGACCGCCCATGAGCATCTCTACGATTTTCGTTCCGCTATAAAGGAATATCAGGAATTCACGGATGTGTTCAAAAAAGCGGAGAAGTTGCCAGCGCATCTGCGTCATCTTTCCTCAATGCGGGGAGTCGTATTTTTGCGAATCGGCTCTTGCTATCTCAATTTAGGGGAATATGAGAAGGCACTGGAGGTATGGAGGAATATAAAGAACGAGTGTCCCGAGTTGAAATGGGTGGGAATTGTTGCGGATAGGGTGGCGGACAGCTTGGAGAGGATAAAGAAGGCTTATGGTGGGAATCTTCCGAAGATTGCTTTGAAGAATTACACTCCTCCAGAGCACACTCGCACTCCCGTTGCGGGGATAATCACTCCCAGGAATGTGGGGTTGACGAGGGGGTTGGAGGGGAGGCATATAATAGTCTATGGGACGCAGGGGACGGAGGAGGAAAGGCAGTCCGCATTATTCGTTGCCCAAACTCTGCAGAGGATGGAGATTAAGAGCTCTCGTATGAAGGTGGATATAAAGGCGGATGTTGAGGTTACGGAGAAGGATATAAAGAATAGACCATTGATTTTAATAGGGACGCCGGGCTCAAATAAGTTGATAGAGCAATTGAAGGAGAAATTGCCGGTAAAGGTGGATAAGGGGGAGGTGATTGTTGGGAACAGGAAATTCAGGGGAAATGATGTTGGGGTATTTTTCGTTGCGCCCAATCCCTTGAATTTGGAGAGCTATGTTGTTGTGATTGAGGGGTTGACGGCTGATGCGTTGAGGAATGCGGTGAACATCCATCACGATAGCGACCCTAATCCTCTATTGATTCAAACGGATTATCTCGTCTACGATTCCCAGTCAGGTGGTCCGGAGAAGCCTGTGTTGGAGGAGGGTTTCTTCATAAAGGAGACAATAGAAAACTGGCATCCGCTTTGA
- a CDS encoding MBL fold metallo-hydrolase, producing the protein MKGRIIVLVENNTLHRGLYAEHGLSLYIETDRGNILFDTGQSNLLIKNAKTLGIDLTRIDKIVLSHGHYDHTGGLLPVLKTLKKKIEVIAHPNAFKKVHFSCGGGISRAIGIPFKESDLRKYAELIGDDKPREVLPGIIATGEIERKTDFEDAGEGFFLDPNCSKPDIIRDDQALILDAEKGLIVLFGCGHAGLINSLTKVREIFPNREVKTIMGGFHLGGASEERLERTCEALSKFGVREIYAGHCTGWRAINRFSLQKDWITTPLFVGFQYEF; encoded by the coding sequence ATGAAAGGAAGAATAATCGTTCTCGTGGAAAACAACACCTTACATAGGGGGTTATACGCGGAACATGGGCTTTCCCTTTATATCGAGACGGATAGGGGAAATATCCTTTTTGATACTGGTCAGAGCAATTTGCTCATAAAAAATGCGAAAACTTTGGGGATAGATTTAACGAGGATAGATAAGATTGTTCTCAGCCATGGTCATTACGACCACACAGGTGGCTTGCTTCCAGTTCTAAAAACATTAAAGAAAAAGATTGAAGTCATTGCTCATCCTAATGCCTTTAAGAAGGTTCATTTCAGCTGTGGAGGTGGGATAAGTAGGGCTATCGGCATTCCCTTTAAGGAAAGCGATTTGAGAAAATACGCTGAATTGATAGGGGATGATAAGCCGAGGGAGGTTCTTCCTGGAATTATTGCGACGGGCGAGATAGAGAGGAAGACGGATTTTGAGGATGCAGGAGAAGGGTTTTTCCTTGACCCAAATTGCAGTAAGCCGGACATAATAAGGGATGACCAAGCTCTCATATTGGATGCTGAGAAGGGATTGATAGTTCTCTTCGGATGCGGTCATGCCGGCTTGATAAACTCGCTTACAAAAGTCAGGGAGATATTTCCAAATAGGGAAGTAAAGACGATAATGGGGGGTTTTCATCTGGGAGGAGCATCAGAGGAGAGATTGGAGAGGACCTGCGAAGCGCTTTCCAAGTTTGGTGTGAGAGAGATTTACGCCGGTCATTGCACTGGCTGGAGGGCAATTAACAGATTTTCCCTCCAAAAGGATTGGATAACCACTCCTCTCTTCGTCGGCTTCCAATACGAATTCTGA
- a CDS encoding Mrp/NBP35 family ATP-binding protein: MQMPGQELEKVQERMSKIKYKLLVLSGKGGVGKSTVSANIATALALEGKKVGLLDIDIHGPTIPQLLGLSKERVEIKDESLIPVKIGDNLKVMSIGFLLPEEDSAVIWRGPMKYKLIKEFLEDVEWGELDYLIVDSPPGTGDEPLSIAQLLGKMNGAIIVATPQEVALSAVRRSITFCNHLAIPIVGVIENLSGFICPYCGARVDIFKGGGARKMAEKYGIRFLGKVPIDPNLVACGDEGKPFLPNYQNSQTGKIFAEIVRSIREIVER; encoded by the coding sequence ATGCAGATGCCAGGTCAAGAACTAGAGAAAGTTCAGGAGAGAATGAGCAAGATTAAATACAAGCTATTGGTTCTATCGGGGAAAGGTGGAGTTGGCAAAAGCACGGTTTCAGCTAATATCGCAACAGCCCTCGCTTTAGAGGGAAAGAAAGTCGGTCTCCTTGACATAGATATTCACGGACCAACCATTCCCCAGTTGCTCGGCTTGAGCAAGGAAAGAGTTGAGATAAAGGACGAATCCCTTATCCCCGTCAAAATCGGCGATAATTTGAAGGTTATGTCAATAGGTTTTTTGCTTCCCGAAGAGGATTCAGCCGTAATCTGGCGAGGACCAATGAAGTATAAATTGATAAAGGAATTCTTGGAAGATGTGGAATGGGGAGAGTTAGATTACTTGATTGTTGACTCCCCGCCAGGAACGGGAGATGAACCCCTTTCCATCGCCCAGCTTCTCGGTAAAATGAATGGAGCAATCATTGTTGCTACTCCCCAAGAGGTCGCTCTCTCAGCGGTGCGGAGAAGCATAACCTTTTGCAATCATCTCGCGATTCCAATAGTTGGAGTGATAGAGAATCTTAGCGGCTTCATCTGCCCCTATTGCGGAGCGAGGGTGGATATATTCAAGGGAGGTGGAGCGAGGAAAATGGCAGAAAAATATGGGATAAGATTCCTTGGGAAAGTGCCCATAGACCCCAATCTCGTTGCTTGTGGAGACGAAGGGAAACCCTTCCTCCCTAACTACCAGAACAGCCAAACGGGGAAGATTTTCGCTGAGATAGTTCGTTCAATCAGAGAAATAGTGGAGAGATGA
- a CDS encoding DUF5320 domain-containing protein has translation MPFGDRTGPLGRGPRTGRGAGYCSGYPVPGFLNPTPGFGFWGRGRGWRHMFWATGLPGWARFGYPGAPTAPGYDFFPAEATSDEEKEILKGQAESLKRALEEIEKRLQELEKEEK, from the coding sequence ATGCCTTTCGGCGACAGGACAGGTCCCTTGGGTCGTGGTCCACGCACGGGAAGAGGAGCAGGCTACTGCTCCGGCTATCCTGTCCCTGGCTTCCTCAACCCCACACCGGGCTTCGGCTTCTGGGGAAGAGGAAGAGGTTGGCGACATATGTTCTGGGCAACAGGTCTCCCCGGATGGGCGAGATTCGGCTACCCAGGCGCGCCAACCGCTCCGGGATATGACTTTTTTCCAGCTGAGGCAACCAGCGATGAGGAGAAGGAAATTCTGAAGGGGCAAGCTGAAAGCTTGAAGCGCGCACTCGAGGAGATTGAGAAACGCCTACAAGAGCTGGAAAAAGAAGAGAAGTGA
- a CDS encoding creatininase family protein has protein sequence MNWKWEYLSVSEFEKARELADRLALIPIGSLETHGPHLPLGNDALTIGKIAELVAQIEPVVILPTIFYTQSYQAKPHPGTLCIHSQLLTAFLENICDEVYRNGFEKILLLHGHGGNVPMMEGFLRLVADKAKPYAVYSLPPWAGLMDVINEIRETEDIGHACEIETSISLYLFPEAVNLESVKGKIYERKRDLDVYPAQTPVDWMANWPEAPVGIPEKATREKGERLVKAWIELIVDVIRRIKRDEIVPQLMKKLQNSQFIRKEE, from the coding sequence ATGAATTGGAAATGGGAGTATCTCAGCGTCTCGGAATTTGAGAAAGCGAGGGAGCTCGCCGACCGACTCGCCCTCATCCCTATCGGTTCCCTTGAAACCCACGGTCCACACCTTCCCCTCGGCAATGACGCCCTCACGATAGGGAAAATAGCGGAGCTTGTCGCCCAAATTGAACCTGTGGTCATCCTGCCCACGATTTTTTATACACAATCCTATCAGGCAAAACCTCATCCCGGAACCCTCTGCATCCACTCCCAACTCCTCACAGCCTTTCTGGAAAACATCTGCGATGAGGTATACAGAAATGGGTTTGAGAAAATCCTTCTCCTTCATGGGCACGGTGGAAATGTCCCTATGATGGAAGGATTCCTCAGACTTGTGGCGGATAAAGCTAAACCCTATGCGGTTTACAGCCTTCCTCCCTGGGCGGGTTTAATGGATGTAATCAACGAGATAAGGGAGACGGAAGATATAGGGCATGCTTGTGAGATTGAGACGAGCATATCCCTCTATCTCTTTCCCGAAGCGGTCAATTTGGAGTCTGTGAAAGGGAAGATTTATGAGCGAAAGAGGGATTTGGATGTCTATCCCGCCCAAACTCCTGTTGATTGGATGGCTAATTGGCCTGAAGCTCCCGTGGGAATTCCCGAGAAGGCGACAAGGGAAAAGGGGGAGAGATTGGTGAAGGCATGGATTGAGTTGATTGTTGATGTCATACGGAGGATAAAGAGGGACGAAATCGTCCCTCAATTGATGAAAAAGCTTCAAAATTCACAGTTTATAAGAAAGGAGGAATGA